A stretch of DNA from Calditrichota bacterium:
CACCGGGGCCCAGCGCGCTTAAACGCCGCTTGTGCGTGAGCTCTGCCAGCGGATTGGTTTGATCCATAAACTGCGAGAGCTGGCTTGTTCCGAAAAAGGCCGTGATCACCGACAGAATCGTTCGCGCATTCACGAGGTCCTGCGGTGTGGGTCGTTCCACATCCCGAAGGTTCATCCGCTCTTTGATCATCCGGGACATCCGGGTCAGCGCCAGCGTCATTTGAGCCGACAACTGTTCACCTACCGTTCGTACCCGCCGATTTCCCAGGTGATCGATGTCATCCGGTGCCCGGTGCCCGGCGTACAAATCAATAAGCAGCTTGATGATGGCAACGATATCTTCCTTGGTCAGGACGGTGACCTCTTCCGGGATATCCAGATTGAGTTTTTTGTTCATGCGTACACGGCCGACTTCTCCCAAATCATACCGTTTGGGATTGAAAAACAGCCGGTCAATCATGGCCCGGGCAGCTTCGGCATCCGGGACATCTCCCGAACGAAATTGCATGTAAATAGCTTCCAACGCCGCCTTTTCAGATCGCGTCGCATCCTTCTGGAGTGTATTAATAATCAAATCGGGCCGACTGGTGGGATCTTCCTTTACAAGTTTAATAACAGGAATTTCGTATTGCTGAAGTTTTTCGAAGACGGTTTCGTCCAGCACCGTATCTTTTTCCACCAGCACCTCACCGGTACTCGTATCAACAATATCGGTAAATACCTTCCGGCCAAAATAATTTTTAACCGCATCCAAACCGTCCTTAATGGGCACCTCTTCAATTAAATCAAACAGCTCGAGCAATTCTTCGTCGGAAGAATAACCCAGTGCTCTTAAGAGCGTGGTTACGGGGAACCGGCGCCGCCGATCGATATAAACATACATAATATCATTTATATCGGTGGCAAATTCGATCCACGAGCCACGGAAGGGGATGATTCTGGCTGAATAGATTTTTGTGCCGTTTGGATGCCGGCTTTCATCAAAAAAGACGCCCGGAGAGCGGTGCAACTGGCTTACAACAATTCGCTCGGCCCCGTTGATAATAAATGTACCTTTCGGGGTCATGAGAGGAATATAGCCAAGATAGACAACCTGTTCCACGGTATCCTGATAATCGTCTCCCTCGTCAGCGGATTCCCGGTAGGAAAGCCGCAATTTCACCTTCAGGGGACCGGAATAGGTAACACCTCTCTCCTTGCACTCTTCAACGGTGTAGCGCGGTTTTTCCACGTAATATTCCACAAAATCAAGGACGTAATTTTCCTTATTGTCCATAATCGGGAACATACTTTTAAAAACCGCCTGCAGCCCTTTATTCTCCCGCTTACTGGGAGGGACATTTGCCTGGAGAAAATTTTCAAAAGAAGCAATTTGAACTTCAAGAAAATCAGGAAGTTCAGCTGCTTTCTTAATCTTTGAAAATGAGATTCTCCCGTTTTGCAATTCTGTCATATTAACGTCAATCTCTCTTTCATTAAATCATAAATGAACAACATGTTCATACACGAATGAACTGAATGAATCGGGTTAAATGATTTTGCGGTTTTCCCTGCAAAATTACTTAATTTCGACTGTACCACCCGCTTCTTCAATTTCTTTTTTAATCTTCTCGGCCTCATCCTTGGAAATACCTTCCTTAATCGGCCTGGGCGCATTGTCCACCAGTTCTTTCGCTTCTTTCAGGCCAAGACCGGTCAGGGCTCGAACAACCTTAATGACCTGAATTTTGTTTGATCCAAAGCCACTCAGGATCACATCGAATTCCGTTTTTTCTTCGGCGGCTTCAGCACCGGCAGCTCCGGGAGCAGCAACAGCAACTTGAGCAACGGGAGCAGCGGCAGTTACACCAAATTCTTCCTCGAGAGCTTTTACCAATTCAGAAAGTTCCAAAACGGTCAATCCTTTGACAGTTTCAATAATGTCATTTATTTTGCTTTCAGAACTCACTTCTTTCTCCTTTTTTGCTTTTGTTTTTGTTGCTTTTTTTTCTTCTTTTACAGCGGCTTCTGCCTTATTCTCAGCCATGATTCATTTACCTCCATTATTATTTTAAATCGAATAAAATCCGTTTATTAACCCTGTTCCTGTTTTTCACGAATAGCATCCATCACGTAAACCACTTTGCGAATGATGCCCTGCAGGCCGCCCACCAATCCAACAATCGGGGCATTTAAGGCACCCAAGGTCATCGAAAGCAAATCTTCTTTCGACGGCAGCTTCGCAAAATCCTCCAACTGATCAGACGTAAAAACCTGACCTTCCATTAAGAATGCGCGAACTTCCGGCTTTTTATTTTTTTTGATGAAGTCCACAAATACCTTTGCAGGTGCTGTTGGATCCTCCGTTGCAAATGCCAAAGCAGTGGGGCCCTTCAGATAATTCACGGCATAGTCCAGTTCAATTTCCCGGAATGCCAATCGGGCCAACGTGTTTTTCACAACCAAATACTGGACGGCTTGTTCCCGCAGCTTACGGCGTAAATTGGTCATTTCCTCAACCGTAAGACCGGTATAATTGGTAATGAATATGCTTTTGGCTTCATCAGCAAGCTTTGCAATAGATTCAACAGCTTCTACTTTTTCTGGCCTCGGCATCAGAATTTTCCCTTTCATTCAAATCGTTTCAATCACCTATCGCAATTCAGCTAAAACTGCATTCCTGTCTAATTTTATCCCCACTCCCATGGTGGGAGCCACATAAATGGACCGTACATACTGGCCCTTTGCAGTTGCTGGCCGCAATCGCAACACGGTTTCGAGAAAGGTTTTAGCATTTTCTACTAATTTATCATGCTCAAAAGAGGCTTTGCCAATGGGAATATGAAGAATTCCGTATTTGTCCACGCGGAATTCGATCCGACCGGCTTTTACCGCCTTTACAGCGTTACCTACTTCCATGGTCACCGTACCGCTTTTGGGGTTTGGCATCAATCCCCTGGGACCCAAGATTCGCCCCAGTTTACCCACCTGAGCCATTACGTCGGGCGTTGCAATGATCACATCGATGTCCATCCAGCCGGATTTCAACTTTTCGATGTACTCTTCAAATCCCACATAATCGGCTCCGGCATCCTCGGCTTCCTTCGCCTTTGGACCCTTGGTTAGAACCAAAACCCTGACGGTTTTTCCTGTGCCATGAGGTAGGGCTACCGTTCCACGAATCATCTGGTCGGCTTTCCGGGGATCCACTCCCAAACGGATGGACAGCTCAACCGACTCGTCGAACTTAGCTGTTGCGGTCTCTTTTGCCAACTTAAGACCTTCCTCAAGATCATATGTTTTGTCGCGGTCAACCTTCTTCGCAATTTCTCGGTAACGCTTACTTCGTTTCATTCTCTGCCTCTGTCTGTTTTGCGATTATTGTTAACCTTCCACTAAAATGCCCATACTTCGGGCGGTTCCTTCAACCATACGCATGGCGCCTTCAATATCATTCGCATTCAAATCCGGCATCTTCAGTTCAGCAATCTCTTTGACCTGGTCCGAGGTGACCTTTCCCACCTTTTCGGCCTTCGGATTGCTTGAGCCTTTTTCCAGACCGGCTGCCTTTAACAACAACACAGCTGCCGGCGGCGTTTTGGTAATAAATGTGAAGGAACGATCCGCATACACGGTAATTACAACCGGAATTATTAATCCCTGCTTATCCTGCGTTTTGGCATTGAATGCCTTGCAAAATTCCATGATGTTCACGCCATGCTGCCCCAGAGCGGGACCAACCGGTGGAGACGGATTTGCACTTCCGGCAGGAATCTGCAGCTTCACCATACCTATTACTTTTTTTGCCATATCGGTTCCTTACCTCTCTATTTTTCCAACTCAACTTGTAGAAAATCCAATTCAACCGGCGTTGAACGGCCAAAGATACTGACCATGACTTTGAGTTTGCTTTTCTCTTCGTTGACCTCTTCAACAAATCCGGTAAAATCAGTAAACGGCCCGTCGGTTACGCGAATAGGGTCCCCGACTCTGAAGGGAATGGCCATTTGCTTGCGCTCTTTGCTCTCCTCCACGCGGCCAATGATGCGGCGCACCTCTTCATCGCGCAGGGGCTGGGGTTTGTTCCCGGTTCCCACAAAATTTGTGACTCCCGGAACATTAACCACAAACTGCTGGACATTTTTATCCAGTTCCATTTTGATTAAAATGTAGCCGGGGAAAAAGACACGGTCTTTGACCTTCTTTTTTCCCGCACGCATTTCAACCACTTCTTCAGAAGGGACAA
This window harbors:
- the rplL gene encoding 50S ribosomal protein L7/L12, encoding MAENKAEAAVKEEKKATKTKAKKEKEVSSESKINDIIETVKGLTVLELSELVKALEEEFGVTAAAPVAQVAVAAPGAAGAEAAEEKTEFDVILSGFGSNKIQVIKVVRALTGLGLKEAKELVDNAPRPIKEGISKDEAEKIKKEIEEAGGTVEIK
- the rplJ gene encoding 50S ribosomal protein L10, yielding MPRPEKVEAVESIAKLADEAKSIFITNYTGLTVEEMTNLRRKLREQAVQYLVVKNTLARLAFREIELDYAVNYLKGPTALAFATEDPTAPAKVFVDFIKKNKKPEVRAFLMEGQVFTSDQLEDFAKLPSKEDLLSMTLGALNAPIVGLVGGLQGIIRKVVYVMDAIREKQEQG
- a CDS encoding 50S ribosomal protein L1 produces the protein MKRSKRYREIAKKVDRDKTYDLEEGLKLAKETATAKFDESVELSIRLGVDPRKADQMIRGTVALPHGTGKTVRVLVLTKGPKAKEAEDAGADYVGFEEYIEKLKSGWMDIDVIIATPDVMAQVGKLGRILGPRGLMPNPKSGTVTMEVGNAVKAVKAGRIEFRVDKYGILHIPIGKASFEHDKLVENAKTFLETVLRLRPATAKGQYVRSIYVAPTMGVGIKLDRNAVLAELR
- the rplK gene encoding 50S ribosomal protein L11 is translated as MAKKVIGMVKLQIPAGSANPSPPVGPALGQHGVNIMEFCKAFNAKTQDKQGLIIPVVITVYADRSFTFITKTPPAAVLLLKAAGLEKGSSNPKAEKVGKVTSDQVKEIAELKMPDLNANDIEGAMRMVEGTARSMGILVEG
- the nusG gene encoding transcription termination/antitermination factor NusG translates to MEKKWYALHVLSGHEHKVKQYIEHEVKDAGLEDKIEQVLVPSEEVVEMRAGKKKVKDRVFFPGYILIKMELDKNVQQFVVNVPGVTNFVGTGNKPQPLRDEEVRRIIGRVEESKERKQMAIPFRVGDPIRVTDGPFTDFTGFVEEVNEEKSKLKVMVSIFGRSTPVELDFLQVELEK